In Argopecten irradians isolate NY chromosome 11, Ai_NY, whole genome shotgun sequence, one DNA window encodes the following:
- the LOC138335811 gene encoding uncharacterized protein: protein MVIIQVSCHGNSCSSEERNVATRTNHMCLGINVNMISSLESSEESSSFEDDTTLTFRLKRLYKRIRSMYRRMKRLKKTYINVRQVPSNNLTGFIDRHPCLGPLEFRGKQSLSTERSEQLLSRLGRDYYTLTTMVGVLRLMQNDEEEYQQRRSLARHMVSVRVTTERVICELFLTIRKLQTNLLSAGTVVDNHVPENGLYTPIVRAWCSVNSGNCRHERDGVILTQLLKFANVLRRNYNKVWL from the exons ATGGTGATAATTCAAGTAAGTTGCCATGGAAACAGTTGCTCTTCAGAAGAACGCAACGTTGCGACGAGAACTAACCACATGTGTCTTGGAATAAACGTGAATATGATAAGTAGTTTGGAATCCAGCGAAGAATCCAGTAGTTTTGAGGACGACACCACTTTAACGTTTCGCCTCAAACGTCTGTACAAACGCATCAGATCAATGTACCGGAGAATGAAGAGACTCAAGAAAACTTAT ATCAACGTAAGACAAGTACCATCTAATAACCTCACCGGCTTCATTGATCGCCATCCGTGTCTGGGACCATTGGAATTCAGGGGTAAACAATCGCTATCAACGGAAAGGAGCGAACAG CTACTCTCGCGGTTGGGCCGTGATTACTACACACTTACGACAATGGTCGGGGTGTTACGTCTGATGCAAAACGACGAGGAAGAATACCAACAACGAAGATCACTGGCTCGTCACATGGTCAGTGTCCGAGTGACCACAGAGCGGGTCATCTGTGAACTCTTTCTCACCATACGAAAACTTCAAACCAATTTATTATCAGCTGGTACAGTTGTGGACAATCACGTGCCAGAAAATGGATTATACACACCGATCGTGCGAGCATGGTGTTCTGTGAACAGTGGAAATTGTCGTCATGAGAGAGACGGTGTCATACTTACGCAGCTTTTAAAATTCGCCAATGTTCTCAGACGTAACTACAACAAAGTTTGGCTTTAA